The Aquiluna sp. KACHI24 genome contains a region encoding:
- a CDS encoding response regulator transcription factor, translating into MDPVRVAIVDDHEAVRLGFAGVCQEFNFELMGSAPTVPELLTQIEGKDVEVVVTDLSLADGSLVSENVEQLVEAGPAVLIFSIADKPSLMRAALRAGATAIVPKSQPMAELAEAIRLAAKGVIINNPETSAMIDADLLFKEAKLSIREREVLSLYASGMSLKQVAYELQIKQSSAKEHIDRVRVKYARLGREAATKVDLFKRAVEDGILSGEML; encoded by the coding sequence ATGGACCCAGTACGAGTAGCAATAGTCGATGACCATGAAGCGGTGCGCCTTGGATTTGCCGGAGTGTGCCAAGAATTCAATTTTGAACTGATGGGCTCTGCTCCCACCGTGCCCGAACTGTTGACACAAATTGAGGGCAAGGATGTCGAGGTTGTGGTTACCGACCTCTCACTGGCTGACGGGTCTTTGGTCTCAGAAAACGTAGAGCAGTTAGTTGAGGCCGGTCCGGCAGTCTTGATTTTTTCAATCGCAGACAAGCCATCTCTCATGCGCGCCGCACTCAGGGCAGGCGCGACCGCGATCGTGCCAAAGTCTCAGCCCATGGCAGAGCTTGCCGAGGCTATTCGCCTAGCAGCCAAGGGTGTAATCATCAACAACCCGGAGACCTCGGCCATGATCGACGCCGATCTACTCTTCAAAGAGGCCAAGCTTTCAATTCGGGAGCGTGAGGTGCTATCGCTATACGCCTCCGGCATGAGCTTGAAGCAGGTTGCCTACGAGCTTCAAATCAAGCAGTCCAGTGCCAAAGAGCACATCGATCGAGTTCGCGTGAAGTATGCAAGGTTAGGTCGTGAGGCTGCGACCAAGGTTGATCTTTTCAAGCGTGCTGTTGAGGATGGGATTCTCTCTGGAGAAATGCTCTAG
- a CDS encoding TRAM domain-containing protein, producing MILELEIERVAHGGIFVARHEGKVVFVDDAIDGERVKAQVYQDQGSFLRAKTIEVLEPSKHRVKHFWKAASQGAGGAEFGHIALEHQRTLKSQVLTEALERMAGIEKSVEVQAMPSDADRGGLHYRTRVQLNVDAGGTAGPSRIRSNEIVFTKDLPLAVQEIEELGLQLKNWSGVEKISIAASSTGDLQWLVDKKVNGSERLVERVADRTFRLSTGAFWQVHTDAPAALTAAVIKAVRSVGFNPEKQNLDLYAGAGLFSATIAQAFGGARFLAVENNKQAVSDGEKSARDLNDLKFEKFDVLEFLKRTKPGYDTVIMDPPRSGAAGKVISALTKLEPRNIVYVACDPVALARDLKQLFAAGYQLRGLESFDIFPHTHHFECVATLSRE from the coding sequence GTGATTCTGGAATTAGAAATTGAGCGCGTGGCGCACGGCGGTATTTTCGTAGCGAGACACGAGGGCAAGGTTGTCTTCGTCGACGATGCCATCGATGGTGAGCGAGTCAAGGCTCAGGTCTATCAGGATCAGGGGAGTTTTTTGAGGGCAAAGACCATAGAGGTCTTAGAACCCAGCAAGCACCGCGTCAAGCACTTCTGGAAGGCTGCCTCCCAAGGGGCTGGCGGTGCTGAGTTTGGGCACATCGCACTCGAGCATCAGCGCACTTTGAAGTCTCAGGTGCTAACCGAGGCGCTTGAGCGCATGGCCGGGATTGAGAAATCGGTTGAAGTGCAAGCTATGCCATCGGATGCCGATCGGGGTGGACTGCACTATCGAACCAGGGTTCAACTCAATGTTGACGCAGGGGGCACAGCGGGACCAAGTCGTATCCGAAGCAACGAAATCGTCTTCACCAAGGATCTCCCCCTTGCGGTTCAGGAGATCGAAGAGCTGGGACTGCAGCTCAAAAACTGGTCTGGAGTTGAGAAGATTTCCATCGCCGCTAGCTCCACTGGGGATTTGCAGTGGCTGGTTGATAAAAAGGTCAATGGTTCTGAGCGACTGGTTGAGCGCGTGGCAGATCGCACTTTCCGCCTCAGCACTGGAGCATTTTGGCAGGTCCACACCGATGCTCCAGCTGCCTTGACCGCAGCGGTTATCAAAGCGGTGCGGTCGGTTGGATTCAACCCGGAAAAGCAAAACCTTGACCTTTATGCCGGTGCGGGATTGTTCAGCGCAACAATTGCCCAAGCATTTGGCGGCGCTCGCTTCTTGGCTGTTGAAAACAACAAGCAGGCTGTCTCAGATGGCGAGAAGAGTGCGCGTGATTTGAATGACTTGAAATTCGAGAAGTTCGATGTGTTGGAATTTCTAAAGCGGACCAAGCCCGGTTACGACACCGTGATCATGGATCCACCTCGATCTGGAGCAGCCGGCAAGGTGATTTCTGCGCTCACCAAACTCGAGCCTCGCAACATCGTCTATGTTGCCTGTGACCCGGTGGCTCTCGCTCGCGATCTCAAGCAACTATTTGCCGCAGGTTACCAACTAAGGGGACTGGAAAGCTTCGACATCTTCCCCCACACGCACCACTTTGAGTGCGTTGCAACTCTTAGTCGGGAGTAG
- a CDS encoding Maf family protein, whose product MQKLVLASTSPARRKLLSDAGINFETIAPGVDEDAMVELLKPQSAGELTGMLAKAKAEAVSSQFENSLVLGCDSALEFEGEILGKPLVKDVAISRWIKMRGKSGVLHSGHHLIDTSSSKGTTLITQTKVHFANLSDSQIEKYVLTGEPLNVAGAFTIDGLGGAFVERIEGDYHTVVGLSLVGLRQMVTELGHEYLDLWS is encoded by the coding sequence GTGCAAAAACTAGTGCTTGCCTCAACATCGCCCGCTCGCAGAAAGCTGCTGAGCGATGCAGGTATCAACTTTGAGACGATTGCCCCCGGAGTCGATGAAGACGCCATGGTGGAGCTACTCAAGCCCCAGAGCGCCGGGGAACTAACCGGCATGCTCGCCAAAGCCAAGGCTGAAGCCGTTAGCTCGCAGTTTGAGAACTCGCTTGTATTGGGCTGCGACAGCGCGCTCGAATTTGAAGGTGAGATTTTAGGAAAACCGCTGGTGAAAGATGTCGCCATCTCTCGCTGGATCAAGATGCGCGGAAAGTCCGGGGTATTGCACTCCGGTCACCACCTGATCGACACCTCGAGCTCGAAGGGTACGACCCTGATTACCCAAACCAAGGTTCACTTTGCAAATCTCAGCGACTCCCAGATCGAGAAGTACGTGCTAACCGGGGAGCCACTGAACGTGGCTGGAGCCTTCACCATCGATGGACTTGGCGGGGCTTTTGTTGAGCGGATTGAGGGCGACTACCACACAGTGGTGGGATTATCGCTGGTCGGGCTTCGCCAAATGGTCACAGAACTAGGACACGAGTATTTGGACCTTTGGAGCTA
- the purE gene encoding 5-(carboxyamino)imidazole ribonucleotide mutase → MTKVAIVMGSDSDWRVMEAAHTQLAEFGISAEVQVLSAHRTPEQMLSWGSGAAAQGFSVIIAGAGGAAHLPGMIASVTSLPVIGVPVSLGKLDGMDSLLSIVQMPAGVPVATVSIDGAKNAALLALRILGASDAALREKLDEYRESLKEIVAQKNSDLRSRLQ, encoded by the coding sequence GTGACAAAAGTCGCAATCGTTATGGGTTCTGACTCCGACTGGAGAGTCATGGAGGCAGCCCACACTCAGTTGGCAGAGTTTGGCATTTCGGCCGAGGTGCAGGTACTAAGCGCCCACCGCACTCCCGAGCAGATGCTCAGTTGGGGATCCGGGGCAGCAGCGCAGGGCTTTAGTGTGATCATCGCCGGTGCAGGTGGAGCGGCACACCTACCGGGCATGATTGCCTCGGTTACCTCACTCCCGGTCATAGGGGTCCCGGTGTCACTGGGAAAGCTAGATGGAATGGACTCCCTGCTGTCGATTGTTCAAATGCCAGCAGGGGTGCCAGTTGCGACCGTTTCAATTGATGGAGCAAAGAACGCTGCGCTGTTGGCTTTGAGAATCCTCGGTGCGAGCGATGCAGCCCTTCGCGAGAAGCTTGATGAGTATCGTGAATCGCTCAAGGAAATCGTGGCTCAGAAGAACTCAGATCTTCGATCTCGCCTGCAATAA
- a CDS encoding 5-(carboxyamino)imidazole ribonucleotide synthase: MPVVGVIGGGQLARMMHPAAINLGIELRVFTESEDSSAHQAAYRVGDYLNYKNLEEFSQGLDALTFDHEHVPTELLRKLEDLGVAVRPSAAALIHAQNKLVMREKLAQLGLPMPAWRRASSPEEVNQFLVEHGPKIVVKTPIGGYDGKGVRVISAVGEIEDWLADLDRYGGALLLEQKVDFVSECAQLSARSATGEFKLWPLASTYQKDGVCSEVVAPFGSAALQASAAEIAERISEGLGVVGVLAVEMFITSMGDLVINELAMRPHNSGHFTQDGCVTSQFEQHLRAVLGWPLGDPSMSAEVAVMVNLLGVDQENNLVDYFPAAMQRFPKIKLHSYQKEPRSGRKMGHLNLVGSDAAELLTQARNARDLIYNRGQEV; this comes from the coding sequence GTGCCGGTAGTTGGCGTGATTGGTGGCGGACAGCTTGCCCGCATGATGCACCCTGCTGCCATCAACCTCGGCATTGAGCTGCGAGTCTTCACTGAGTCTGAGGACTCCAGTGCACACCAAGCCGCGTATCGAGTTGGCGACTATTTGAACTACAAAAATCTTGAAGAGTTTTCTCAAGGTTTAGATGCTCTCACCTTTGATCACGAGCATGTGCCAACAGAGTTGCTTCGCAAGCTTGAAGACCTTGGAGTTGCAGTCCGGCCTTCAGCTGCGGCCCTGATTCACGCTCAAAACAAGCTGGTAATGCGCGAAAAATTAGCTCAGCTTGGGTTACCGATGCCCGCATGGAGGAGAGCTTCAAGCCCGGAAGAGGTCAACCAGTTTCTTGTCGAACACGGCCCAAAGATCGTGGTCAAGACGCCAATTGGTGGTTATGACGGCAAGGGTGTTCGAGTGATCTCGGCAGTCGGTGAAATCGAGGATTGGTTGGCTGATCTGGACCGCTACGGAGGCGCACTGCTGCTTGAGCAAAAGGTCGACTTTGTATCAGAGTGCGCACAGCTCTCGGCACGCTCAGCAACCGGTGAATTCAAGCTTTGGCCACTTGCCAGCACCTATCAAAAAGATGGCGTTTGCTCTGAGGTCGTCGCACCATTTGGCTCCGCCGCTCTCCAAGCCAGCGCGGCTGAAATCGCAGAGCGAATCAGCGAGGGCTTGGGGGTGGTTGGTGTTCTGGCAGTTGAAATGTTCATCACATCCATGGGTGACTTGGTAATCAACGAGCTGGCAATGCGCCCGCACAACTCAGGCCACTTCACGCAGGACGGTTGCGTTACATCGCAGTTTGAACAGCATCTGCGGGCAGTTTTAGGTTGGCCCCTCGGAGACCCCTCAATGAGTGCTGAAGTTGCAGTGATGGTGAATCTACTGGGCGTTGATCAGGAAAATAATCTGGTCGACTACTTCCCAGCCGCCATGCAAAGGTTTCCCAAGATCAAGCTCCACAGCTATCAAAAGGAACCAAGATCAGGTCGCAAGATGGGTCACCTGAACTTGGTGGGGTCAGATGCAGCGGAGCTTTTGACTCAGGCTCGTAATGCAAGGGATTTGATTTACAACAGAGGCCAGGAGGTCTAA
- a CDS encoding LysM peptidoglycan-binding domain-containing protein yields MRKFLGLIASATLVAVGFIAMPVATAPAQAAPPGSAFDPGLIISDSVFYDFGSMTLKQVESFLDSRVSSCRATDPAIDCLKNYKTSIPETPATAPKEVGPCKAIPAKANASAAEVIYAISQACGISPKVLIVTLQKEQGLVTSTKPTEYMYRAAMGFGCPDSDPGICGKVYVGLFNQLYRAAKQFRWYGNPDGSFTYWKPGRTISMRYNPKASCGSTTFPLKSQATANLYYYTPYTPNKAALANLYGTGDSCSAYGNRNFWRFYHDWFGSPIGGGYLLKAEGSETFLIVDNQKYLVTDPRLLENLAPLGPLGTISQAYLDSFTTAGEMRQLVKNRETQEIYLLVDGLRYSVDCNIATQFGLNCDSAIPLTSAQINVFISGGNLTRVIQTDSVRYWIEGGSYRAVVGDLALRAVGGEAIPVTKLDVRKIIGLSSGAPLASDLVLFGVASSSDLAMVYQGTAYRFGSNLVSTLPLKTWFESTSVSLEISALGASSETKLVRGFVSDSAGSTFVLTSMGKLLVADASNWTSAVLQLPDDALRKIPDASGVLAAPAVVTSKGNKLSYFVNAAGRSTIQTTAMRTEFLELLGQAKPIELPMAAINSITNSGNAFAPGVLVRSNSSSQLFLVDDLGRKVRMISPAQASAQIKAPTFVIEKSDLDRLTTRTGFNTIKVSCSGAGYLLDNGTLYPISAAALDEFPGKAYPLAVSTCASFKIGKPVGQFMRDASGKLFLIEDGKKRRIANWTQFAALRGDAPGLVQASDFFAGMIPDGAKAGATAVLASNSDIPSAEFEGFQFGGVIPTPTPTPKPTVTPTPKPTVSPTTSATPKPTPTPTRSATVSYTVVSGDTLTSIARKFSVSTTSIAVANALVSPFTIRVGQILKIPPVASTATSTTSPSTSSGTTKPKTYTVRSGDTLTSIARSLGVSATELATLNGITNPNLIRVGQVLKVPS; encoded by the coding sequence GTGCGTAAGTTCCTCGGACTTATCGCCTCAGCAACGCTCGTTGCTGTTGGCTTTATTGCCATGCCGGTGGCCACTGCGCCAGCCCAGGCAGCACCCCCGGGGAGCGCTTTTGATCCGGGCCTAATCATCTCCGACAGCGTGTTTTACGACTTTGGTTCGATGACCCTCAAGCAGGTCGAAAGCTTTCTTGATTCTCGGGTCAGTAGCTGTCGTGCCACCGATCCGGCAATTGATTGTCTAAAGAACTACAAGACCAGCATTCCCGAGACCCCTGCGACTGCACCCAAGGAAGTCGGTCCATGCAAAGCCATACCGGCCAAGGCCAACGCCTCCGCCGCTGAGGTCATCTATGCGATCTCTCAAGCATGCGGCATTAGCCCCAAGGTTTTGATCGTCACTTTGCAAAAAGAGCAGGGTCTTGTCACCTCGACCAAGCCAACTGAATACATGTATCGCGCGGCTATGGGGTTTGGCTGCCCTGATTCCGATCCAGGTATCTGTGGAAAGGTCTATGTCGGTCTTTTCAACCAGCTTTATCGAGCAGCCAAGCAGTTCCGCTGGTATGGAAATCCAGATGGCTCATTCACCTATTGGAAGCCCGGTCGCACCATTTCGATGCGCTACAACCCAAAGGCTTCGTGTGGGTCAACCACTTTCCCTCTGAAATCTCAGGCAACAGCCAATCTCTACTACTACACGCCATACACCCCGAATAAAGCGGCACTTGCAAATCTCTATGGCACGGGAGACAGCTGCAGCGCTTATGGAAACCGCAACTTCTGGCGCTTTTACCACGACTGGTTTGGATCACCCATCGGCGGTGGCTATCTTCTGAAGGCCGAGGGTAGCGAAACCTTCTTGATCGTTGACAACCAGAAGTATTTGGTTACCGACCCCCGGCTTTTAGAAAACCTGGCTCCGCTTGGGCCGCTGGGCACTATCTCCCAGGCATACCTAGATAGCTTCACCACCGCCGGGGAAATGCGCCAGCTGGTCAAAAACCGTGAGACCCAAGAGATTTACCTGCTGGTTGATGGCTTGCGTTACTCGGTCGATTGCAACATCGCCACCCAGTTTGGTTTGAACTGCGACAGCGCTATCCCACTCACCTCAGCGCAAATAAATGTCTTCATAAGTGGCGGCAACCTCACTCGTGTGATTCAGACCGACTCGGTCCGGTATTGGATTGAGGGTGGTAGCTATCGTGCAGTGGTCGGAGATCTCGCACTCCGCGCAGTTGGTGGCGAGGCGATTCCAGTTACAAAACTCGACGTTCGAAAGATCATCGGCCTAAGCTCGGGTGCTCCGCTTGCCTCAGACCTTGTGCTCTTCGGAGTTGCATCTAGCTCTGATCTAGCCATGGTTTACCAGGGCACCGCATACCGATTTGGCTCCAACCTGGTTTCCACCCTGCCGCTCAAGACTTGGTTTGAATCAACCAGTGTCTCCCTTGAGATTTCTGCACTAGGAGCTTCGAGTGAGACAAAGCTGGTGCGCGGCTTTGTATCTGACAGCGCGGGGTCCACCTTCGTACTCACATCCATGGGCAAGTTGCTGGTCGCCGACGCTTCAAACTGGACCAGCGCGGTGTTGCAATTGCCAGATGATGCGTTGAGAAAAATCCCCGATGCCTCCGGAGTCCTTGCCGCTCCCGCCGTTGTGACTTCCAAGGGAAACAAGCTCAGCTACTTTGTAAATGCGGCAGGTCGCAGCACTATTCAAACGACCGCGATGCGAACCGAGTTCTTGGAGCTACTGGGTCAGGCCAAACCGATTGAACTACCTATGGCTGCCATCAACTCCATCACTAATTCGGGCAATGCGTTTGCCCCAGGTGTGTTGGTCCGATCGAATAGCTCATCTCAGTTGTTCTTGGTTGATGATCTAGGCCGCAAGGTGCGCATGATTTCACCAGCCCAAGCCAGCGCTCAAATCAAGGCTCCGACCTTTGTGATTGAAAAGTCCGACCTCGATCGACTCACAACTCGCACTGGTTTCAACACCATAAAGGTCAGTTGTTCCGGCGCTGGGTACCTTCTGGATAACGGAACGCTTTACCCAATCTCTGCTGCAGCCCTTGACGAGTTCCCGGGCAAGGCATACCCACTAGCTGTATCGACCTGCGCCTCGTTCAAGATTGGCAAGCCAGTGGGGCAATTCATGCGTGATGCATCCGGCAAGTTGTTCCTGATCGAGGATGGCAAAAAGCGCAGAATTGCAAACTGGACACAGTTTGCCGCACTCAGAGGCGACGCTCCCGGTTTGGTTCAAGCCAGCGACTTCTTTGCCGGAATGATTCCAGATGGTGCCAAGGCTGGTGCGACCGCAGTCCTGGCCTCAAACTCCGACATTCCAAGCGCAGAGTTTGAAGGCTTCCAGTTTGGGGGAGTGATTCCGACCCCTACCCCAACTCCTAAACCAACGGTAACGCCAACCCCCAAGCCAACTGTCTCCCCAACCACATCAGCGACACCTAAACCAACGCCAACTCCGACCAGATCCGCAACGGTGTCCTACACGGTCGTCTCGGGTGACACCCTGACTTCAATTGCTCGCAAGTTCTCGGTCAGCACCACCTCTATAGCCGTGGCCAATGCCCTGGTCTCACCATTCACAATCAGGGTTGGTCAGATCTTGAAGATCCCACCAGTGGCCTCGACCGCAACCTCGACCACATCGCCGAGCACGTCGTCTGGGACTACTAAGCCCAAGACCTACACGGTTAGGTCGGGGGACACCCTTACCAGCATCGCAAGATCACTTGGGGTGAGCGCAACTGAACTGGCCACACTCAACGGAATCACCAACCCGAATTTGATCAGGGTTGGTCAGGTTTTGAAGGTTCCTAGCTAG
- a CDS encoding ATP-binding protein — MNTQLSSAASSKLEQLIRRLFALTITLASVETFANAFGQFELLTLYGQATVWVLLVTVMVIIASTWSRIGSDRFLYAYGALSFLYMVSWPLAIMDPALLPSEFQPWIWWVIGMGVVAMGVVARPWISLLYLFLTTLIWFFLNTSYYGGGADPIVTLQDSTYIFLFGGTILGLFILVRDSVKKVDLANSAVIQAAVSQASTDATERERQRIDALVHDRVLNTLLLAAKAKSKEDEQSAAKLAREAIASLRQAQKDPDVSATVTQLGLFRALKRVAEQMNPKIEVDTLSGGTEPIPQQVAQALTEATIQAIDNAGRHSKADSIRLSLRSLERNGVRIELSDNGVGFRLDRIPRDRIGVKTSIFARLEAVRGRASVKSAPGEGTTVSLEWTA, encoded by the coding sequence GTGAACACCCAGCTCTCCTCTGCTGCCAGTTCCAAACTTGAGCAGCTGATCAGGAGACTGTTCGCACTCACCATCACCTTGGCAAGTGTCGAAACCTTTGCCAACGCTTTTGGTCAGTTTGAGCTTCTGACTCTCTACGGTCAGGCCACGGTCTGGGTGCTACTTGTGACAGTGATGGTGATCATCGCCAGCACCTGGTCCCGAATTGGTTCGGATCGATTTCTGTACGCCTACGGCGCACTCTCTTTTCTCTACATGGTGAGCTGGCCGCTGGCGATTATGGATCCTGCCCTGCTCCCATCTGAGTTCCAACCTTGGATCTGGTGGGTAATCGGCATGGGCGTGGTCGCGATGGGAGTTGTCGCCAGACCATGGATCTCGCTGCTGTATTTGTTTTTGACAACCTTGATCTGGTTCTTCCTCAACACCTCTTATTACGGCGGTGGTGCCGATCCGATTGTGACCTTGCAAGATTCGACCTACATCTTCTTGTTTGGTGGCACGATTCTGGGTCTGTTCATCTTGGTTCGTGACTCGGTCAAGAAGGTGGACCTCGCCAACTCGGCCGTGATTCAGGCTGCGGTGTCTCAAGCATCGACGGATGCAACAGAGCGTGAGCGTCAGCGCATCGATGCACTGGTTCACGACCGAGTGTTGAACACTCTCCTATTGGCAGCTAAGGCAAAATCCAAAGAAGACGAGCAGTCAGCCGCGAAGCTGGCCCGAGAAGCAATCGCTTCGCTGCGGCAGGCCCAAAAAGATCCCGATGTCTCTGCCACCGTGACTCAGCTTGGTTTGTTCCGAGCACTCAAGCGCGTAGCTGAGCAGATGAACCCAAAGATTGAGGTCGACACTCTCTCTGGTGGCACCGAACCAATCCCGCAACAGGTTGCTCAAGCGCTCACCGAGGCAACCATCCAGGCCATTGATAATGCAGGCCGACACTCCAAGGCAGATTCAATTCGATTGAGCCTGCGATCTCTTGAACGAAATGGTGTTCGAATTGAACTGTCAGACAACGGAGTCGGCTTCCGACTTGATCGCATTCCCAGAGATCGAATCGGCGTAAAAACAAGCATCTTCGCGAGGCTAGAGGCGGTCCGCGGTAGAGCTAGCGTGAAGTCAGCCCCGGGTGAGGGAACCACGGTTTCATTGGAGTGGACCGCATGA
- a CDS encoding biotin--[acetyl-CoA-carboxylase] ligase, translating to MLTKSQLAVPRLDFFESIDSTNLALERADRSVLDDFSAFVAASQTAGQGRLGRTWVSEPGSSISLSLLLRPKTQEQKGWLTLMMATAVRATIALFAADSNPKIKWPNDVLVGEKKISGILAKAVGGDVILGVGLNLKKQAEAPENATALEEAGSVASFDDVLSELLTQFRARYAKFQSDATWAVANTAEEFRQHSSTLGTEVMALLPSGEQIRGTAIDIDASGNLIIQADAKHVISAADIIHLRN from the coding sequence GTGCTCACAAAATCCCAACTGGCGGTACCTAGGCTCGATTTTTTTGAATCTATCGACTCGACCAATCTCGCTCTCGAGCGCGCCGACAGGTCGGTGTTGGATGACTTCTCCGCCTTCGTTGCGGCCAGCCAAACTGCCGGCCAGGGTCGGCTCGGAAGAACCTGGGTTTCTGAGCCTGGCAGCTCAATCTCGCTCTCGCTATTGCTTAGACCCAAGACCCAGGAGCAAAAGGGTTGGCTGACTTTGATGATGGCGACTGCCGTTCGAGCAACCATCGCCCTATTCGCAGCTGACTCCAACCCCAAAATCAAGTGGCCGAATGATGTTTTGGTTGGTGAGAAGAAGATTTCCGGCATCCTGGCCAAGGCGGTGGGGGGCGATGTGATTTTGGGTGTTGGTCTGAATCTAAAGAAGCAAGCCGAAGCACCAGAGAATGCAACCGCCCTCGAGGAAGCTGGTTCGGTCGCGAGTTTTGACGATGTGCTCTCTGAGCTACTGACGCAGTTCCGCGCCCGCTACGCAAAGTTTCAATCCGATGCAACCTGGGCCGTAGCTAACACGGCTGAAGAATTTCGTCAGCACTCCAGCACCCTTGGCACCGAGGTGATGGCGTTGCTTCCATCGGGTGAGCAGATTCGGGGAACAGCGATAGATATCGACGCCTCGGGAAATCTGATTATTCAGGCTGATGCAAAACACGTAATTTCGGCCGCCGACATCATTCATCTGAGAAACTAG
- a CDS encoding acyl-CoA carboxylase subunit beta: MSQSPDLSTTSGKLEDYRARYNEAVTAAGLAAIEKQHAKGKLTARERIAMLLDEGSFVEFDEFVRHRSTAFGMDAKRPYGDSVITGVGTIHGRQVAVFSQDFTIFGGSLGEAAGNKIIKVMQHAIKTGVPLIGILDSGGARIQEGVIALGKYGEIFKLNTMASGVIPQISIIMGPAAGGAVYSPALTDFVIMVDKTSNMFVTGPDVIKTVTGEDVGMEELGGARAHNETSGVAHYLADDEADAIDYVKSLVGYLPENNLSESVVYQSESELEITEADKKLDSIIPDSPNQPYDMKTIIEALVDEGEFLEVQPLFAPNILIGFARVDGASVGIVANQPQQMAGTLNIDAGEKAARFVRFCDAFSIPILTLVDVPGYLPGTDQEWAGVIRRGAKLLYAYAEATVPLVTVITRKAYGGAYIVMGSKQLGADINLAWPTAEIAVMGGQGAVNILFRDKIKEAQEQGLDIAKVRDQLAKEYTYNVASPFLAAERGELDGIIEPSQTRTAIIRSLRALKTKRASLPPKKHGNIPL; the protein is encoded by the coding sequence GTGTCACAGAGCCCAGATCTTTCAACCACCTCAGGGAAGCTTGAGGATTACCGCGCCCGCTACAACGAAGCGGTTACCGCGGCTGGTTTGGCTGCCATCGAAAAGCAGCACGCTAAGGGCAAGCTCACTGCTCGCGAGCGAATTGCAATGCTCTTAGATGAAGGCTCCTTTGTTGAGTTCGATGAGTTTGTTCGTCACCGCTCCACGGCATTTGGCATGGATGCCAAGCGCCCCTACGGCGACTCCGTCATTACCGGAGTGGGAACCATTCACGGTCGCCAGGTTGCAGTCTTCTCCCAAGACTTCACCATCTTTGGTGGCTCACTTGGTGAGGCCGCTGGAAACAAGATCATCAAGGTCATGCAGCACGCCATCAAGACCGGCGTCCCGCTGATTGGAATCTTGGATTCGGGTGGCGCTCGAATTCAGGAGGGTGTCATCGCCCTGGGTAAATACGGTGAGATTTTCAAGCTCAACACCATGGCATCGGGTGTTATCCCGCAGATTTCAATCATCATGGGCCCAGCAGCAGGTGGCGCGGTCTACTCCCCTGCTCTGACCGACTTCGTGATCATGGTTGATAAGACCTCAAACATGTTCGTCACTGGCCCGGATGTCATCAAGACTGTCACCGGCGAAGACGTTGGCATGGAGGAGCTTGGTGGAGCAAGAGCCCACAATGAGACCTCAGGTGTTGCCCACTACCTAGCTGATGATGAAGCCGACGCAATCGACTACGTGAAATCACTCGTGGGTTATCTCCCAGAGAACAACCTCAGCGAGAGCGTGGTTTATCAATCTGAGTCTGAGCTTGAGATCACCGAGGCTGACAAGAAGCTTGACAGCATCATTCCGGACTCTCCGAACCAGCCCTACGACATGAAGACGATCATCGAGGCCCTGGTTGATGAGGGTGAGTTCTTAGAGGTGCAGCCGCTCTTCGCACCAAACATTCTGATTGGTTTTGCTCGAGTTGATGGTGCAAGCGTGGGCATCGTGGCGAACCAGCCGCAGCAGATGGCTGGAACCCTCAACATCGATGCCGGCGAAAAGGCCGCCAGATTCGTTCGCTTCTGCGACGCCTTCTCGATCCCGATTTTGACCCTGGTGGATGTCCCGGGTTACCTCCCAGGCACCGACCAGGAGTGGGCCGGAGTAATTCGTAGAGGAGCCAAACTGCTCTATGCATATGCCGAAGCCACCGTGCCTTTAGTCACAGTCATCACCCGCAAGGCATACGGCGGTGCCTACATCGTTATGGGTTCAAAGCAGCTGGGCGCGGACATCAACCTGGCCTGGCCAACTGCCGAGATTGCGGTCATGGGTGGCCAGGGGGCAGTAAACATTTTGTTCCGCGACAAAATCAAGGAAGCCCAGGAGCAGGGTCTCGACATTGCCAAGGTGAGGGACCAGCTGGCCAAGGAATACACCTACAACGTGGCAAGCCCGTTCTTAGCGGCCGAGCGCGGCGAGCTCGATGGCATCATCGAGCCCTCCCAAACCAGGACCGCGATCATTCGCTCACTGCGTGCACTCAAGACCAAGCGCGCCAGCCTTCCTCCTAAAAAGCACGGAAACATTCCGCTCTAA